A section of the Methanoregula formicica SMSP genome encodes:
- a CDS encoding TIGR04083 family peptide-modifying radical SAM enzyme gives MKNPFHIMIIPTLGCPGKCKYCWSSEEGSPVMTIDTVRDIVEWLKGFRKDRVTFTFHGGEPLLAGAEFYRKALPMLAGELSELTPDFAMQTNLWRMTPEIASVLAEYHVPLGSSIDGPEEITDSQRGEGYYQKCMKGYEIAKTAGLQVRFICTFTNKSVKHKEAIFTFFKERGFVLKLHPALPSLRSENPKEWALEPEEYGELLVFLLDKALDNLGKVEVMNINDLCRCVFTRRGSVCTYVDCMGSTFAIGPDGSIYPCYRFVGMSEWVMANVRDRPTMEQLMQSEPGKRMTAFSAYVNSACKDCSHIRYCRGGCPYNAIAPSGGSLEGVDPHCAAYKRIFDELNDRLNEEMYAEPPVGMNFGMPAAYKKRPGVMALMRSIVEK, from the coding sequence ATGAAGAATCCATTCCACATCATGATCATCCCGACGCTGGGTTGCCCGGGTAAGTGCAAATACTGCTGGAGCTCGGAGGAGGGATCACCGGTCATGACCATTGACACGGTCCGGGATATCGTGGAATGGCTTAAGGGATTCCGGAAGGACCGGGTGACCTTCACCTTCCACGGGGGGGAGCCGCTCCTTGCCGGGGCAGAGTTTTACCGCAAGGCGCTGCCGATGCTGGCCGGCGAACTCAGCGAACTTACCCCCGATTTTGCCATGCAGACCAACCTCTGGCGGATGACACCGGAGATTGCCTCTGTCCTCGCGGAATACCACGTCCCTCTTGGCTCAAGCATCGACGGCCCGGAGGAGATCACGGATTCCCAGAGGGGCGAGGGCTATTACCAGAAGTGCATGAAGGGGTACGAGATCGCAAAGACTGCCGGCCTCCAGGTGCGGTTCATCTGCACGTTCACCAACAAATCGGTGAAGCACAAAGAAGCGATCTTCACTTTCTTCAAGGAGAGGGGCTTTGTCTTAAAACTCCACCCGGCACTGCCGTCGCTCCGGTCCGAGAACCCGAAGGAATGGGCGCTGGAACCGGAGGAGTATGGCGAACTGCTGGTCTTCCTCCTCGACAAGGCGCTCGACAACCTCGGGAAGGTCGAGGTGATGAATATCAACGACCTCTGCCGCTGCGTCTTCACCCGACGGGGGTCAGTCTGTACCTACGTGGACTGCATGGGCAGCACTTTTGCCATTGGCCCGGACGGGAGCATCTACCCCTGCTACCGCTTCGTGGGCATGTCGGAGTGGGTGATGGCCAATGTCCGGGACAGGCCGACAATGGAGCAGCTGATGCAGTCCGAACCGGGGAAGCGAATGACGGCGTTTTCGGCCTATGTGAACTCCGCCTGCAAAGACTGTTCGCATATCCGGTACTGCCGGGGAGGGTGCCCGTACAATGCCATCGCCCCATCGGGAGGATCGCTTGAGGGCGTGGATCCGCACTGCGCAGCCTACAAGCGAATCTTCGACGAGCTCAATGACCGGCTGAACGAGGAGATGTATGCGGAACCCCCTGTGGGAATGAATTTTGGGATGCCGGCAGCTTACAAAAAACGACCCGGCGTGATGGCGCTGATGCGGTCGATTGTGGAGAAGTAA
- a CDS encoding DNA-3-methyladenine glycosylase family protein, producing MKTFRYGRTEIAHLKKRDKKLGAAIDEIGMIERDVTPDLFTALVVGVASQQISAKAAETVWRRMEEKLGTITPSSIAGATPEEIQQCGMSMRKAGYIKGIGDAVTNGSLDLAGLRDLSDDDVIARLSALNGVGVWTAEMLLIFSMERPDVLSWGDLAIRRGMMHLYGKSTIDRAAFERYRKRYSPYGSVASLYLWEISHR from the coding sequence ATGAAGACCTTCCGATATGGCAGGACCGAGATTGCCCACCTGAAAAAGCGGGATAAGAAATTGGGAGCCGCCATCGATGAGATCGGGATGATTGAACGGGACGTGACACCCGACCTGTTCACGGCCCTTGTCGTAGGCGTGGCAAGCCAGCAGATCTCGGCAAAGGCTGCTGAAACTGTCTGGCGCCGGATGGAGGAGAAACTTGGAACGATCACCCCGTCGTCCATTGCCGGTGCCACTCCTGAGGAGATCCAACAGTGCGGCATGTCAATGAGAAAAGCGGGTTACATCAAGGGAATCGGGGATGCCGTGACCAATGGCAGCCTCGACCTTGCCGGGCTCCGTGATCTTTCCGATGACGATGTTATTGCCCGCCTCTCGGCCCTGAACGGCGTAGGGGTCTGGACTGCCGAAATGCTCCTCATCTTCTCCATGGAACGGCCGGACGTCCTGAGCTGGGGAGACCTGGCGATACGCAGGGGGATGATGCACCTGTACGGAAAGAGTACCATCGACCGTGCAGCATTCGAACGGTACCGGAAACGGTATTCCCCTTATGGATCCGTGGCATCGCTGTACCTGTGGGAGATCTCGCACCGGTAA
- the mtrE gene encoding tetrahydromethanopterin S-methyltransferase subunit E — translation MEHIVFGIGITALTGALATVAGAAEDTESNIGSQGDPNSQVQLAPQMGFLHRIFNKAVAGEPPAYGLWCCLGAGLAWAFMAMQFNAVLAIVLGSVLAVFVQGVYATTAYVGRTASLSKFGQPIYVDILKSMTTVTMAHAFIAIFATVAICQLINGALGHPFPLPLLGLIWGIALGAAGSATGNPYYGKERQYQNQKFGAGVPISASGNIVRYAEAGERNSIDNGWFTAKIGGSASGICFGLIVFLELWRTILFEQVAAGWGAIVVGVLIILVFTVIDRYIEVWARKTYGPYTEAKEASS, via the coding sequence ATGGAACATATTGTATTTGGCATTGGAATTACTGCATTGACAGGAGCTCTTGCCACTGTAGCCGGTGCTGCAGAAGATACTGAATCCAACATCGGGTCCCAGGGTGACCCGAACTCACAGGTTCAGCTCGCACCGCAGATGGGTTTCCTGCACCGCATCTTCAACAAGGCGGTTGCAGGAGAACCCCCGGCATACGGTCTCTGGTGCTGTCTTGGCGCCGGACTCGCATGGGCATTCATGGCCATGCAGTTTAACGCGGTTCTTGCTATCGTTCTCGGTTCTGTACTCGCAGTCTTTGTACAGGGCGTTTATGCAACCACCGCTTACGTTGGCAGGACCGCGAGCCTGTCCAAGTTCGGGCAGCCGATCTACGTGGACATCCTGAAGTCCATGACGACGGTTACCATGGCACATGCCTTTATTGCAATCTTCGCAACCGTGGCGATCTGCCAGCTGATCAACGGTGCACTGGGACACCCGTTCCCGCTGCCGCTGCTCGGTCTCATCTGGGGTATCGCACTCGGTGCAGCAGGATCTGCAACGGGCAACCCGTACTACGGTAAGGAACGCCAGTACCAGAACCAGAAGTTCGGTGCAGGTGTCCCGATCTCGGCGTCCGGTAACATCGTCCGCTATGCAGAAGCCGGCGAAAGAAACTCAATCGACAATGGCTGGTTTACCGCAAAGATCGGTGGCTCGGCATCCGGTATCTGCTTTGGCCTGATTGTCTTCCTCGAACTCTGGCGTACCATTCTCTTTGAGCAGGTAGCAGCCGGGTGGGGCGCAATCGTTGTCGGTGTCCTCATCATCCTCGTCTTCACGGTCATAGACCGCTACATCGAGGTCTGGGCACGGAAGACCTACGGACCCTACACCGAGGCAAAGGAGGCATCCTCATGA
- the mtrD gene encoding tetrahydromethanopterin S-methyltransferase subunit D: MSAVAAKPAAGGAINGTAMAVGVVMFLILMGICYYIYPTGLMPLLLIVVGGVMIGFGVHFVPVGGAPAAMGQAPGIATGVAMLAAGGGLAGLFGGAWAAAAGQDALVVVITGGIGGGLMMAITCMMVNFVYVFGMGIPAASGKVANDPITGDSQAEYKSQGTEGHGLPFVSFVGGVIGGLFAGAGGTLIYLELLEVYKAALPGVMQITAAQVLPIAVSAAGMFAVGMFLVNAVLTAYNITGTIEGPHDPKFKRWPRSVVASAVASALCGLVAILIVAL; this comes from the coding sequence ATGAGCGCAGTTGCAGCAAAGCCCGCAGCGGGCGGCGCAATCAACGGGACTGCAATGGCAGTCGGCGTTGTGATGTTCCTCATCCTCATGGGGATCTGCTATTACATCTACCCGACCGGCCTCATGCCGCTGCTTCTTATCGTTGTCGGCGGTGTCATGATCGGTTTCGGTGTCCACTTCGTTCCTGTCGGCGGTGCACCCGCTGCAATGGGACAGGCTCCCGGTATTGCGACCGGTGTCGCGATGCTTGCAGCCGGTGGCGGTCTCGCTGGTCTCTTCGGCGGTGCATGGGCAGCAGCAGCAGGGCAGGACGCCCTCGTTGTCGTCATCACCGGCGGTATTGGCGGCGGCCTGATGATGGCCATCACCTGTATGATGGTGAACTTTGTCTATGTCTTCGGCATGGGTATCCCGGCAGCATCCGGTAAGGTCGCAAATGACCCGATCACCGGTGACAGCCAGGCAGAATACAAGTCCCAAGGTACCGAAGGACACGGCCTTCCGTTCGTCTCGTTCGTCGGCGGTGTCATCGGGGGTCTCTTCGCAGGTGCAGGCGGTACGCTCATCTACCTTGAGCTTCTCGAAGTCTACAAGGCAGCGCTCCCCGGTGTCATGCAGATCACCGCAGCACAGGTACTCCCGATTGCCGTTTCCGCAGCAGGTATGTTCGCCGTGGGCATGTTCCTCGTGAACGCAGTGCTTACCGCGTACAACATCACGGGAACCATCGAAGGACCCCACGACCCGAAGTTCAAGCGCTGGCCCCGGTCAGTCGTTGCATCCGCAGTTGCATCAGCACTCTGCGGCCTTGTGGCGATCCTGATCGTTGCACTCTGA
- the mtrC gene encoding tetrahydromethanopterin S-methyltransferase subunit MtrC, with amino-acid sequence MTVKVEVIEGGIPHNKIMIAGIVSTLVCLYLTYLNVLTSTEMFSFFGGFAVIAALIWGSHTIKVLCSYGIGTGVPSAGMIAFGSGVIAMLLATKFGIMAPIVAAVLAAVIGFILGYVSNNILNMKIPAMVQSLTEMAIVGALSLMGFAALITGRFTFDALTTGHVTVLGMSLMTHQQSFIGGCLIAVAFLLGAIAIQHPFNACLGPGWQQDRMLMLTAECGFLSMIVAAVMSFALISTGSAIISLVIAIIGWAYTYKEYMVLSKRDAAAWLDAKPIPEVEGH; translated from the coding sequence ATGACAGTAAAAGTTGAAGTAATTGAAGGTGGCATCCCGCACAATAAGATTATGATTGCGGGTATTGTCAGCACACTCGTCTGTCTCTACCTGACCTACCTCAATGTGCTCACCTCCACCGAGATGTTCTCATTCTTCGGCGGCTTTGCGGTGATCGCGGCATTGATCTGGGGGAGTCACACCATCAAGGTACTGTGCAGTTACGGTATCGGTACCGGTGTGCCCTCGGCAGGTATGATCGCATTCGGCTCAGGTGTTATCGCTATGCTGCTTGCAACCAAGTTCGGCATCATGGCGCCGATCGTTGCAGCAGTCCTTGCAGCAGTCATCGGGTTCATCCTCGGGTATGTTTCGAACAACATCCTGAACATGAAGATCCCGGCCATGGTCCAGTCGCTCACGGAAATGGCGATTGTCGGTGCACTCTCCCTCATGGGCTTTGCAGCACTGATAACCGGCAGGTTCACCTTTGACGCCCTGACCACCGGACATGTTACTGTCCTTGGTATGTCACTTATGACACACCAGCAGTCGTTCATCGGAGGATGTCTCATCGCAGTCGCATTCCTGCTCGGTGCAATCGCCATCCAGCACCCGTTCAACGCGTGCCTTGGCCCCGGCTGGCAGCAGGACCGCATGCTCATGCTCACTGCAGAGTGCGGTTTCCTCTCCATGATTGTGGCAGCCGTCATGTCCTTTGCCTTAATCAGCACGGGATCAGCAATCATCTCGCTCGTCATTGCAATTATCGGCTGGGCATACACCTACAAGGAATACATGGTGCTCTCGAAGCGCGATGCAGCAGCATGGCTCGATGCAAAACCGATTCCTGAAGTGGAGGGACACTGA
- the mtrB gene encoding tetrahydromethanopterin S-methyltransferase subunit MtrB, whose product MGYVLVLPEFGLVADPVIGVVTSAGESLAPVIEKVAVLEATSDDLVNMLSGEGNLLASFPNRESGLAIGGTITSFWYGLAVGLLIAGIIAFQMIKVV is encoded by the coding sequence ATGGGATACGTACTTGTACTCCCGGAATTCGGCCTTGTAGCCGACCCCGTAATCGGTGTTGTAACCTCTGCAGGAGAATCACTCGCACCGGTCATTGAAAAGGTCGCAGTCCTTGAAGCAACCAGTGACGATCTCGTCAACATGCTCTCAGGAGAAGGCAACCTCCTGGCCTCATTCCCGAACAGGGAGAGCGGCCTTGCAATCGGTGGCACAATCACTTCGTTCTGGTACGGTCTTGCAGTCGGATTACTCATTGCCGGAATCATCGCATTCCAGATGATCAAGGTGGTCTAA
- the mtrA gene encoding tetrahydromethanopterin S-methyltransferase subunit A has product MADKKSPASGWPLIKGDFHSGDANSPVAVITMGSHLDEQGICDAGAALCGSCKTENLGLEKVIANVIANPNIRFALLVGTEVKGHLSAQTLVALHKNGVKDGRVVGAEGAIPFIENLNDTHIKRFQEQVEIVNIMETEDVGAVKAKINELKAKDPGAFAADPMVVEVKEAAGGAEEAGGEVRPLSGEMALITARMKVIEKMVTDIGYRDKFAAGVYAGKIEGLMIGLIVSFALVGFLMLG; this is encoded by the coding sequence ATGGCTGACAAGAAATCACCAGCAAGTGGCTGGCCGCTCATCAAGGGTGACTTCCACTCAGGCGACGCTAACAGCCCCGTTGCTGTTATCACCATGGGTTCTCACCTCGATGAACAGGGTATCTGCGATGCCGGAGCGGCACTCTGCGGGTCCTGTAAGACCGAAAACCTCGGCCTCGAAAAAGTCATCGCCAACGTTATCGCCAACCCCAACATCAGGTTCGCCCTCCTCGTCGGTACGGAAGTGAAAGGTCACCTCTCCGCACAGACCCTCGTCGCCCTCCACAAGAACGGCGTCAAGGACGGACGCGTCGTCGGCGCTGAAGGCGCTATCCCCTTCATCGAGAACCTCAACGACACCCACATCAAGCGGTTCCAGGAACAGGTTGAGATCGTCAACATCATGGAAACCGAAGACGTCGGCGCTGTCAAGGCTAAGATTAACGAACTCAAGGCTAAAGACCCGGGTGCGTTCGCTGCCGATCCTATGGTCGTCGAGGTCAAGGAAGCTGCAGGCGGTGCCGAAGAAGCTGGCGGGGAAGTCCGCCCGCTCTCCGGTGAGATGGCACTCATCACGGCCCGCATGAAAGTCATCGAGAAGATGGTGACAGATATCGGATACCGGGACAAGTTTGCCGCCGGGGTCTATGCAGGTAAGATCGAAGGCTTGATGATCGGTCTGATCGTCTCGTTTGCCCTGGTCGGATTCCTTATGCTGGGGTGA
- a CDS encoding tetrahydromethanopterin S-methyltransferase subunit F yields MAEEAKSTGPVRMVAIDNMVENIRYKSQILARTNKIDSAVTASGLVGFVAGLLTALILIVLPVLLMG; encoded by the coding sequence ATGGCAGAAGAAGCTAAATCAACCGGACCCGTCAGGATGGTCGCAATCGATAACATGGTGGAGAACATCCGCTATAAGTCGCAGATCCTGGCAAGGACCAACAAGATCGACTCGGCAGTCACTGCATCCGGCTTAGTCGGATTTGTCGCAGGCCTGCTCACGGCACTGATCCTGATCGTGCTGCCGGTATTATTAATGGGGTGA
- the mtrA gene encoding tetrahydromethanopterin S-methyltransferase subunit A, whose protein sequence is MADKKSPASGWPLIKGDFHSGDANSSVAVITMGSHLDEQGICDAGAALCGSCKTENLGLEKVIANVIANPNIRFALLVGTEVKGHLSAQTLVALHKNGVKDGRVVGAEGAIPFIENLNDTHIKRFQEQVEIVNIMETEDVGAVKAKINELKAKDPGAFAADPMVVEVKEAAGGQEAGAASANPQFLEIEKRLDKIEKKLEFVDAEVAQRVGRKIGRDIGILYGLMAGVMVFIMMLFLFQKLMAMV, encoded by the coding sequence ATGGCTGACAAGAAATCACCAGCAAGTGGCTGGCCGCTCATCAAGGGTGACTTCCACTCAGGCGACGCTAACAGCTCCGTTGCTGTTATCACCATGGGTTCTCACCTCGATGAACAGGGTATCTGCGATGCCGGAGCGGCACTCTGCGGGTCCTGTAAGACCGAAAACCTCGGCCTCGAAAAAGTCATCGCCAACGTTATCGCCAACCCCAACATCAGGTTCGCCCTCCTCGTCGGTACGGAAGTGAAAGGTCACCTCTCCGCACAGACCCTCGTCGCCCTCCACAAGAACGGCGTCAAGGACGGACGCGTCGTCGGCGCTGAAGGCGCTATCCCCTTCATCGAGAACCTCAACGACACCCACATCAAGCGGTTCCAGGAACAGGTTGAGATCGTCAACATCATGGAAACCGAAGACGTCGGCGCTGTCAAGGCAAAGATCAACGAACTCAAGGCTAAAGACCCGGGTGCGTTCGCCGCCGATCCCATGGTCGTCGAGGTCAAGGAAGCTGCCGGTGGGCAGGAAGCAGGCGCCGCAAGTGCTAATCCCCAGTTCCTCGAGATCGAGAAGAGGCTCGATAAGATCGAGAAGAAACTCGAGTTCGTGGATGCGGAAGTTGCACAGCGCGTTGGACGAAAAATCGGACGGGATATCGGTATACTATACGGCCTGATGGCAGGCGTTATGGTATTTATCATGATGTTGTTCCTGTTCCAGAAATTAATGGCAATGGTATAA
- the mtrH gene encoding tetrahydromethanopterin S-methyltransferase subunit H has protein sequence MFRFEKEQSVWDFNGTKIGGQPGEYPTVLGASIFYNKHECVLDDKKGTIDKAKAEALWNRCQVLSDATGIPHFIQIIAEYGEAFESYFNWFDSIDNKTAFLMDSSVPTALAHACKYVTEVGLAKRAIYNSINGSILPESIEALKNSDVDAAIVLAFNPADPSVAGREKVLVEGGVAGQTKGMLEIAEYCGITRPILDTAATPLGLGSGGAYREILACKAIHGYPTGGAYHNMTVSWTWLKRWKGTSKTPSVLAEGYKGKDTLLQQMSHHYLGGIEGIKQAAWSAPDIGCNMIASTLGADLIMYGPIENVEAMITAQAYTDITVLEATRQLGIECKSESHPIFKLI, from the coding sequence ATGTTCAGATTTGAAAAAGAACAGAGTGTCTGGGACTTCAACGGCACCAAGATTGGTGGACAGCCCGGCGAGTACCCGACCGTACTGGGTGCCTCAATCTTCTACAACAAGCATGAATGCGTACTTGATGACAAGAAAGGCACTATCGACAAGGCAAAGGCAGAAGCACTCTGGAACCGCTGTCAGGTTCTTTCTGACGCAACCGGTATTCCGCACTTCATCCAGATCATCGCGGAATATGGAGAGGCATTTGAGAGCTACTTCAACTGGTTTGACTCGATCGACAACAAGACCGCGTTCCTGATGGACTCGTCCGTGCCCACGGCACTTGCCCACGCATGCAAGTACGTGACCGAAGTCGGTCTCGCAAAGCGTGCGATCTACAACTCGATCAACGGTTCAATCCTGCCGGAGAGCATCGAGGCACTCAAGAACAGTGATGTCGACGCAGCAATCGTCCTCGCCTTCAACCCTGCTGACCCCTCGGTCGCAGGAAGAGAGAAGGTGCTCGTAGAGGGCGGTGTTGCAGGTCAGACCAAGGGTATGCTCGAGATCGCAGAGTACTGCGGTATCACCCGCCCGATTCTTGACACTGCAGCAACCCCGCTCGGCCTTGGAAGTGGCGGCGCATACCGTGAGATCCTTGCCTGCAAGGCAATCCACGGTTACCCGACCGGTGGTGCATACCACAACATGACCGTATCCTGGACCTGGCTCAAGCGCTGGAAGGGAACCTCAAAGACACCTTCCGTGCTCGCAGAGGGATACAAGGGCAAGGATACCCTGCTCCAGCAGATGTCCCACCACTACCTTGGCGGTATTGAGGGCATCAAGCAGGCTGCATGGTCCGCACCCGATATCGGCTGCAACATGATTGCCTCCACTCTCGGTGCAGACCTCATCATGTACGGACCCATCGAGAACGTAGAAGCAATGATCACGGCACAGGCCTACACGGACATCACCGTCCTTGAGGCAACCCGCCAGCTCGGGATCGAGTGCAAATCAGAAAGCCACCCAATCTTTAAACTCATTTAA
- a CDS encoding tetratricopeptide repeat protein, giving the protein MDIPSVLDKAHRQMKVGRYDDAISLYDQVLEIDQNNTTALENKGRIYYDLGRHEDAIACYDKAIVINPGLISVWFEKGYTLRKIRRYEESIQCFDRALALDPGYTFAIANKGYSLNELGRHKEAITCFDAILEESPKNIRAMTGKGIALRELGKNEEALAFFEKAIGLNPINSFVWYNKAIALRNLGRLKEADEAIRIVNLPQGPWKR; this is encoded by the coding sequence ATGGACATACCGTCGGTTTTGGACAAGGCGCATCGTCAGATGAAAGTCGGGCGCTATGATGATGCGATCTCCCTGTATGATCAGGTCCTCGAGATCGACCAGAACAATACCACGGCCCTGGAGAACAAGGGCAGGATCTACTATGATCTCGGGCGGCACGAGGATGCAATTGCCTGTTATGACAAGGCAATCGTCATCAACCCCGGCCTGATCTCGGTCTGGTTCGAGAAAGGGTACACGCTCCGCAAGATACGCCGGTACGAAGAGTCCATCCAGTGCTTTGACCGGGCCCTTGCACTCGACCCCGGGTATACTTTTGCCATCGCCAATAAAGGATATTCTCTTAACGAGCTGGGAAGACACAAGGAAGCGATTACGTGTTTCGACGCCATTCTCGAGGAGAGCCCGAAAAATATCCGTGCCATGACCGGAAAGGGCATTGCCCTGCGGGAACTCGGGAAAAACGAGGAGGCCCTCGCATTTTTCGAGAAGGCGATCGGGCTCAACCCGATCAACTCCTTTGTCTGGTACAATAAGGCGATCGCCCTGCGTAACCTCGGGCGGCTGAAGGAAGCCGATGAGGCGATCCGGATTGTCAACCTCCCCCAGGGCCCGTGGAAGCGGTGA
- a CDS encoding rubredoxin → MAKTRKTGMKGGVKKAAKTVAAKRKTAARVTKKPVAAKKTLVKKTTAKTVAVKKKPAEKPGKMVAAKKTPVVKKSAKKPAAKGMTRYRCTLCGYIYSPLIGEPHNGIPRNTPFEDLPDTYVCPVCGQQGKGKIGKWGFEEWRPTRYICSMCNYVYDEKRGEPHRGIKPGTKFEDLPDDYACPVCALDPKISVQFGKVRKNGFEALMI, encoded by the coding sequence ATGGCAAAGACCAGAAAGACTGGAATGAAAGGTGGTGTAAAGAAGGCCGCAAAGACCGTTGCAGCGAAAAGAAAAACCGCAGCCCGGGTGACAAAAAAACCTGTGGCCGCGAAAAAGACTCTGGTAAAGAAGACCACTGCCAAGACCGTCGCTGTGAAGAAGAAACCTGCCGAAAAACCGGGTAAGATGGTGGCGGCAAAGAAAACGCCCGTTGTGAAAAAATCCGCAAAAAAACCGGCAGCAAAGGGTATGACCCGGTACCGCTGCACGCTTTGCGGGTACATCTACTCACCGCTGATTGGAGAACCTCATAACGGCATTCCCCGGAATACACCGTTTGAAGACCTGCCGGACACGTATGTATGTCCAGTCTGCGGCCAGCAGGGAAAGGGAAAAATCGGGAAGTGGGGCTTTGAGGAATGGCGGCCCACGAGATACATCTGTTCCATGTGCAATTATGTCTATGACGAGAAGCGCGGAGAGCCGCACCGCGGGATAAAACCGGGGACAAAGTTCGAAGACCTGCCGGATGATTATGCTTGCCCGGTCTGTGCCCTCGACCCGAAGATCAGCGTCCAGTTTGGCAAGGTCCGAAAGAACGGCTTTGAAGCGCTGATGATCTGA
- a CDS encoding MarC family protein, giving the protein MDDISGILYAFATLFIILNPLLSVPIFAAMTRGQSPAEIHKQAFIAVAVAGSLMYLFLVFNQVIFDILGLSIPSFQIAGGILLFLLGIQEALGIELGHSKGHAKSAAGVVIGTPLLCGPGAITTVMLLSKDYGFLIPFVAITLALLATWIILYYSELIQRVLGEVVTDIMGKVLGMFLAAIAVNLITSGILTLAGI; this is encoded by the coding sequence ATGGACGATATCTCCGGCATCCTCTACGCGTTTGCGACTCTCTTCATTATTTTAAATCCGCTCCTCTCGGTACCGATATTCGCGGCGATGACACGGGGGCAGTCACCGGCCGAGATCCACAAGCAGGCATTCATCGCCGTTGCGGTTGCCGGCAGCCTGATGTACCTCTTCCTTGTCTTCAACCAGGTCATCTTCGATATCCTCGGCCTCAGTATCCCCAGCTTCCAGATCGCGGGAGGGATCCTCCTCTTCCTGCTCGGCATCCAGGAAGCCCTGGGCATCGAGCTGGGGCATTCCAAGGGACATGCCAAAAGTGCCGCAGGCGTTGTCATCGGGACGCCCCTCCTGTGTGGGCCCGGAGCCATAACAACCGTTATGCTCCTCTCGAAGGATTACGGATTTCTCATCCCCTTTGTCGCCATAACGCTCGCGCTCCTTGCAACCTGGATTATCCTCTATTATTCAGAACTGATCCAGCGGGTGCTTGGCGAGGTTGTCACGGACATCATGGGAAAAGTACTGGGTATGTTCCTTGCCGCAATCGCTGTGAACCTCATCACCTCCGGCATCCTGACACTGGCAGGAATATAA
- a CDS encoding DUF2156 domain-containing protein produces the protein MLRQDDFRPVTLADRAFFEKHYTVYPQRHSDNTFTNMVCWNHFAGYTFAYVEKNLILASTIGSVTRFRSPIGPRNPALLRSLIRLASDVSDNEPIVLIDPDTAVWMREVCPGINLVPDRNHFEYVYRAADLAELPGGNYLTIRRQLNKFRKNCASTVEPISENNCDDIKRFLIEWCEWKGCESGDPVLANEKEAVFFAIDHMKDLALRGLAIRVSSKIGAISLYEPMTSDTALVHFEKGLPDCDGIYKAINSETAARLAKKFTYINRESDLGVPGLREAKLRYHPHHMVEVCSMKRDS, from the coding sequence ATGCTCAGGCAGGATGACTTCCGGCCGGTCACCCTTGCAGACCGGGCGTTCTTCGAGAAGCATTATACCGTCTACCCGCAGCGCCACTCGGACAACACGTTCACGAACATGGTCTGCTGGAACCATTTCGCGGGCTATACCTTTGCGTACGTGGAGAAAAACCTCATCCTTGCAAGCACCATCGGCAGCGTGACTCGGTTCCGCTCCCCCATCGGCCCCCGGAACCCGGCACTCCTGCGATCCCTGATCCGGCTCGCGTCCGATGTCAGCGACAATGAACCGATTGTTTTGATCGATCCCGACACCGCCGTATGGATGCGTGAGGTCTGCCCGGGAATCAACCTTGTGCCCGACCGCAACCATTTCGAGTACGTGTACCGGGCAGCCGACCTTGCCGAGCTGCCCGGGGGAAATTACCTCACCATCCGTCGCCAGCTCAATAAGTTCCGGAAGAATTGTGCCAGCACGGTTGAACCGATCTCGGAGAACAACTGTGACGATATAAAGCGGTTCCTGATCGAGTGGTGCGAATGGAAAGGCTGCGAGAGCGGGGACCCGGTCCTTGCAAACGAGAAAGAAGCCGTCTTTTTTGCAATCGACCACATGAAAGACCTCGCGCTCAGGGGACTTGCGATCCGTGTCTCATCGAAGATCGGGGCCATTTCCCTGTACGAACCCATGACGAGCGATACCGCTCTTGTGCATTTCGAGAAAGGGCTTCCCGATTGCGATGGCATCTACAAGGCAATCAACAGTGAAACCGCTGCACGTCTCGCGAAAAAATTTACCTATATCAACCGCGAGAGTGACCTTGGCGTGCCCGGCCTTCGCGAGGCAAAGCTGCGTTACCACCCGCACCACATGGTGGAAGTCTGTTCGATGAAACGCGACTCCTGA